One genomic segment of Ricinus communis isolate WT05 ecotype wild-type chromosome 5, ASM1957865v1, whole genome shotgun sequence includes these proteins:
- the LOC8286654 gene encoding protein CHAPERONE-LIKE PROTEIN OF POR1, chloroplastic: MTVSGLTGRPSRCCLWIPVSRPLSFCRRVSAFTCVGEPKERINFLRIDRSNVKKTHLIKCAMDASYGGDMTNNQPVIFPRIHVRDPYKRLGISREASEDEIQGARNFLVNKYSGHKPSVDAIESAHDKIIMQKFYERKNPKIDIGKKVREVKQSRFVQAVTSRFRTPSTFTIVKTSIAFLVLGILTVLFPTEEGPTLQVAISLMATIYFIHDRLKSKVRAFLYSAGAFIFSWLLGTFLMVSVIPPLPFIKGLRSFEVTTSLITYVLLWVSSTYLK; this comes from the exons ATGACTGTATCTGGACTGACTGGTAGGCCTTCAAGGTGTTGTCTCTGGATACCTGTGAGTCGGCCGTTGTCATTTTGTAGGCGAGTTTCAGCTTTTACTTGTGTTGGGGAGCCTAAAGAAAGGATTAACTTTCTCCGAATAGATAG atcCAATGTAAAGAAAACTCACTTAATCAAGTGTGCAATGGATGCTTCCTACGGTGGTGACATGACAAATAATCAACCTG TTATCTTTCCTAGAATTCATGTAAGGGACCCATACAAACGGCTTGGGATTAGCAGGGAGGCTTCAGAGGATGAAATTCAGGGTGCAAGAAACTTccttgtaaataaatattctggGCACAAACCAAGTGTGGACGCAATTGAGTCTGCCCATGACAAAATAATCATGCAGAAGTTTTATGAAAGGAAGAACCCAAAAATTGACATTGGGAAAAAGGTTAGGGAAGTAAAGCAGTCCCGTTTTGTGCAGGCTGTCACAAGCAGGTTTCGAACTCCATCCACATTCACCATCGTCAAAACATCAATTGCATTTCTAGTACTTGGAATTCTTACTGTTCTCTTTCCAACTGAAGAAGGGCCAACCCTCCAGGTAGCCATTTCCTTGATGGCTAccatatattttatacacGACCGGCTTAAGAGTAAAGTCCGAGCTTTTCTATATAG TGCTGgagcttttattttctcatggcTGTTGGGAACCTTCTTGATGGTGTCTGTGATTCCACCGTTGCCATTTATTAAAGGACTAAGGAGTTTCGAAGTTACTACTTCATTGATTACTTATGTGCTACTGTGGGTTTCATCTACCTATTTGAAGTAG
- the LOC8286657 gene encoding probable serine protease EDA2 isoform X1, whose protein sequence is MVPITVLLSSFLLLFTVSHGFAPPRSFLQSLSGSNTYLTTKELWFNQILDHYSPYDHRRFQQRYYEYLDYFRAPGGPIFLKICGESSCNGIANDYISVLAKKFGAAVVSLEHRYYGKSTPFKSSETKNLRYLSSKQALFDLAVFCQHYQEALNLKLNRTNVENPWIVFGISYSGALSAWYRLKFPHLTCGSVASSAVVLAVYNFTEFDQQIGESAGAECKAALQETTQLVDERLASNRKAVKTLFNAAELEIDGDFLYFLADAAVIAFQYGNPDKLCSPLVEAKKAGEDLVVILIFLPLFFREAYAKYVKEYYVGSFGVSVETYNQKHLKDTAINENSSDRLWWFQVCTEVAYFQVAPSNDSIRSSKVNTRYHLDLCKNVFGEGIYPEVDTTNIYYGGTKIAGSKIVFTNGSQDPWRHASKQISSPDTPSYIITCHNCGHGTDMRGCPQSPLSLEGNAQNCSSPDAVQKVRQQVIEHIDLWLSECEASGRSYI, encoded by the exons ATGGTTCCGATAACCGTGTTGCTGTCGTCCTTCTTGCTTCTCTTCACCGTCTCTCATGGCTTTGCTCCTCCCCGTTCCTTTCTTCAGAGCTTGTCTGGAAGCAATACTTACTTGACTACTAAAGAGCTCTGGTTCAATCAGATTCTTGATCACTATTCTCCAtat GATCACCGTAGATTTCAACAGCGTTACTATGAATACCTTGACTACTTCAGAGCTCCAGGTGGAcctatttttttgaaaatatgtGGGGAATCTTCATGCAATGGCATAGCGAATGACTATATCAGT GTTTTGGCTAAAAAGTTTGGAGCTGCAGTTGTTTCACTTGAGCATCGATACTATGGTAAAAGCACACCCTTCAAATCGTCAGAGACAAAGAATTTGAGATATCTTTCCTCTAAACAGGCGCTCTTTGACTTGGCTGTTTTTTGTCAGCATTACCAG GAAGCCTTAAACCTGAAGCTCAATAGAACAAATGTTGAAAACCCTTGGATTGTTTTTGGGATATCATATTCAGGAGCTCTCAGTGCATGGTATCGTCTAAAATTTCCACATTTAACATGCGGAAGTGTTGCAAGTTCTGCAGTAGTTCTTGCTGTTTACAACTTCACTGAATTTGATCAGCAG ATTGGTGAATCAGCTGGTGCTGAATGTAAAGCTGCACTTCAAGAAACTACTCAACTTGTTGATGAAAGGCTAGCATCAAACAGAAAGGCAGTAAAAACATTATTTAATGCTGCTGAG CTTGAGATTGACGGTGATTTCTTGTATTTCCTGGCGGATGCAGCAGTTATAGCA TTTCAATATGGGAATCCTGATAAGTTATGCTCTCCTCTTGTTGAAGCAAAGAAGGCTGGAGAGGATTTAGTGGTAATACTTATTTTCTTGCCATTGTTCTTCAgg GAAGCTTATGCCAAATATGTTAAAGAGTACTATGTTGGAAGTTTTGGTGTCAGTGTTGAAACATACAATCAAAAACATTTGAAAGACACtgctattaatgaaaataGTTCTGATCGGTTATGGTGGTTCCAAGTTTGCACTGAAGTTGCATATTTTCAAGTGGCGCCCTCAAATGACAGTATTCGCTCCTCAAAAGTTAACACAAG ATACCATTTGGACCTATGCAAGAACGTCTTTGGGGAGGGCATCTATCCTGAAGTTGATACCACAAATATATACTATGGTGGCACAAAAATTGCAG GATCCAAAATTGTTTTTACAAATGGCTCGCAAGATCCCTGGCGTCATGCTTCAAAACAGATCTCATCTCCTGATA CGCCTTCCTACATAATCACATGCCACAATTGTGGTCATGGTACCGATATGCGAGGATGTCCGCAATCTCCTTTAAGTCTTGAAG GTAATGCCCAGAACTGCAGTTCCCCAGATGCTGTTCAGAAAGTAAGGCAGCAGGTCATTGAACACATAGACTTGTGGCTGTCTGAGTGCGAGGCTAGCGGTAGGAGTTACATATAA
- the LOC8286657 gene encoding probable serine protease EDA2 isoform X3, producing MVPITVLLSSFLLLFTVSHGFAPPRSFLQSLSGSNTYLTTKELWFNQILDHYSPYDHRRFQQRYYEYLDYFRAPGGPIFLKICGESSCNGIANDYISVLAKKFGAAVVSLEHRYYGKSTPFKSSETKNLRYLSSKQALFDLAVFCQHYQEALNLKLNRTNVENPWIVFGISYSGALSAWYRLKFPHLTCGSVASSAVVLAVYNFTEFDQQIGESAGAECKAALQETTQLVDERLASNRKAVKTLFNAAELEIDGDFLYFLADAAFQYGNPDKLCSPLVEAKKAGEDLVVILIFLPLFFREAYAKYVKEYYVGSFGVSVETYNQKHLKDTAINENSSDRLWWFQVCTEVAYFQVAPSNDSIRSSKVNTRYHLDLCKNVFGEGIYPEVDTTNIYYGGTKIAGSKIVFTNGSQDPWRHASKQISSPDTPSYIITCHNCGHGTDMRGCPQSPLSLEGNAQNCSSPDAVQKVRQQVIEHIDLWLSECEASGRSYI from the exons ATGGTTCCGATAACCGTGTTGCTGTCGTCCTTCTTGCTTCTCTTCACCGTCTCTCATGGCTTTGCTCCTCCCCGTTCCTTTCTTCAGAGCTTGTCTGGAAGCAATACTTACTTGACTACTAAAGAGCTCTGGTTCAATCAGATTCTTGATCACTATTCTCCAtat GATCACCGTAGATTTCAACAGCGTTACTATGAATACCTTGACTACTTCAGAGCTCCAGGTGGAcctatttttttgaaaatatgtGGGGAATCTTCATGCAATGGCATAGCGAATGACTATATCAGT GTTTTGGCTAAAAAGTTTGGAGCTGCAGTTGTTTCACTTGAGCATCGATACTATGGTAAAAGCACACCCTTCAAATCGTCAGAGACAAAGAATTTGAGATATCTTTCCTCTAAACAGGCGCTCTTTGACTTGGCTGTTTTTTGTCAGCATTACCAG GAAGCCTTAAACCTGAAGCTCAATAGAACAAATGTTGAAAACCCTTGGATTGTTTTTGGGATATCATATTCAGGAGCTCTCAGTGCATGGTATCGTCTAAAATTTCCACATTTAACATGCGGAAGTGTTGCAAGTTCTGCAGTAGTTCTTGCTGTTTACAACTTCACTGAATTTGATCAGCAG ATTGGTGAATCAGCTGGTGCTGAATGTAAAGCTGCACTTCAAGAAACTACTCAACTTGTTGATGAAAGGCTAGCATCAAACAGAAAGGCAGTAAAAACATTATTTAATGCTGCTGAG CTTGAGATTGACGGTGATTTCTTGTATTTCCTGGCGGATGCAGCA TTTCAATATGGGAATCCTGATAAGTTATGCTCTCCTCTTGTTGAAGCAAAGAAGGCTGGAGAGGATTTAGTGGTAATACTTATTTTCTTGCCATTGTTCTTCAgg GAAGCTTATGCCAAATATGTTAAAGAGTACTATGTTGGAAGTTTTGGTGTCAGTGTTGAAACATACAATCAAAAACATTTGAAAGACACtgctattaatgaaaataGTTCTGATCGGTTATGGTGGTTCCAAGTTTGCACTGAAGTTGCATATTTTCAAGTGGCGCCCTCAAATGACAGTATTCGCTCCTCAAAAGTTAACACAAG ATACCATTTGGACCTATGCAAGAACGTCTTTGGGGAGGGCATCTATCCTGAAGTTGATACCACAAATATATACTATGGTGGCACAAAAATTGCAG GATCCAAAATTGTTTTTACAAATGGCTCGCAAGATCCCTGGCGTCATGCTTCAAAACAGATCTCATCTCCTGATA CGCCTTCCTACATAATCACATGCCACAATTGTGGTCATGGTACCGATATGCGAGGATGTCCGCAATCTCCTTTAAGTCTTGAAG GTAATGCCCAGAACTGCAGTTCCCCAGATGCTGTTCAGAAAGTAAGGCAGCAGGTCATTGAACACATAGACTTGTGGCTGTCTGAGTGCGAGGCTAGCGGTAGGAGTTACATATAA
- the LOC8286657 gene encoding probable serine protease EDA2 isoform X5, which yields MVPITVLLSSFLLLFTVSHGFAPPRSFLQSLSGSNTYLTTKELWFNQILDHYSPYDHRRFQQRYYEYLDYFRAPGGPIFLKICGESSCNGIANDYISVLAKKFGAAVVSLEHRYYGKSTPFKSSETKNLRYLSSKQALFDLAVFCQHYQEALNLKLNRTNVENPWIVFGISYSGALSAWYRLKFPHLTCGSVASSAVVLAVYNFTEFDQQIGESAGAECKAALQETTQLVDERLASNRKAVKTLFNAAELEIDGDFLYFLADAAFQYGNPDKLCSPLVEAKKAGEDLVEAYAKYVKEYYVGSFGVSVETYNQKHLKDTAINENSSDRLWWFQVCTEVAYFQVAPSNDSIRSSKVNTRYHLDLCKNVFGEGIYPEVDTTNIYYGGTKIAGSKIVFTNGSQDPWRHASKQISSPDTPSYIITCHNCGHGTDMRGCPQSPLSLEGNAQNCSSPDAVQKVRQQVIEHIDLWLSECEASGRSYI from the exons ATGGTTCCGATAACCGTGTTGCTGTCGTCCTTCTTGCTTCTCTTCACCGTCTCTCATGGCTTTGCTCCTCCCCGTTCCTTTCTTCAGAGCTTGTCTGGAAGCAATACTTACTTGACTACTAAAGAGCTCTGGTTCAATCAGATTCTTGATCACTATTCTCCAtat GATCACCGTAGATTTCAACAGCGTTACTATGAATACCTTGACTACTTCAGAGCTCCAGGTGGAcctatttttttgaaaatatgtGGGGAATCTTCATGCAATGGCATAGCGAATGACTATATCAGT GTTTTGGCTAAAAAGTTTGGAGCTGCAGTTGTTTCACTTGAGCATCGATACTATGGTAAAAGCACACCCTTCAAATCGTCAGAGACAAAGAATTTGAGATATCTTTCCTCTAAACAGGCGCTCTTTGACTTGGCTGTTTTTTGTCAGCATTACCAG GAAGCCTTAAACCTGAAGCTCAATAGAACAAATGTTGAAAACCCTTGGATTGTTTTTGGGATATCATATTCAGGAGCTCTCAGTGCATGGTATCGTCTAAAATTTCCACATTTAACATGCGGAAGTGTTGCAAGTTCTGCAGTAGTTCTTGCTGTTTACAACTTCACTGAATTTGATCAGCAG ATTGGTGAATCAGCTGGTGCTGAATGTAAAGCTGCACTTCAAGAAACTACTCAACTTGTTGATGAAAGGCTAGCATCAAACAGAAAGGCAGTAAAAACATTATTTAATGCTGCTGAG CTTGAGATTGACGGTGATTTCTTGTATTTCCTGGCGGATGCAGCA TTTCAATATGGGAATCCTGATAAGTTATGCTCTCCTCTTGTTGAAGCAAAGAAGGCTGGAGAGGATTTAGTG GAAGCTTATGCCAAATATGTTAAAGAGTACTATGTTGGAAGTTTTGGTGTCAGTGTTGAAACATACAATCAAAAACATTTGAAAGACACtgctattaatgaaaataGTTCTGATCGGTTATGGTGGTTCCAAGTTTGCACTGAAGTTGCATATTTTCAAGTGGCGCCCTCAAATGACAGTATTCGCTCCTCAAAAGTTAACACAAG ATACCATTTGGACCTATGCAAGAACGTCTTTGGGGAGGGCATCTATCCTGAAGTTGATACCACAAATATATACTATGGTGGCACAAAAATTGCAG GATCCAAAATTGTTTTTACAAATGGCTCGCAAGATCCCTGGCGTCATGCTTCAAAACAGATCTCATCTCCTGATA CGCCTTCCTACATAATCACATGCCACAATTGTGGTCATGGTACCGATATGCGAGGATGTCCGCAATCTCCTTTAAGTCTTGAAG GTAATGCCCAGAACTGCAGTTCCCCAGATGCTGTTCAGAAAGTAAGGCAGCAGGTCATTGAACACATAGACTTGTGGCTGTCTGAGTGCGAGGCTAGCGGTAGGAGTTACATATAA
- the LOC8286657 gene encoding probable serine protease EDA2 isoform X4, producing the protein MVPITVLLSSFLLLFTVSHGFAPPRSFLQSLSGSNTYLTTKELWFNQILDHYSPYDHRRFQQRYYEYLDYFRAPGGPIFLKICGESSCNGIANDYISVLAKKFGAAVVSLEHRYYGKSTPFKSSETKNLRYLSSKQALFDLAVFCQHYQEALNLKLNRTNVENPWIVFGISYSGALSAWYRLKFPHLTCGSVASSAVVLAVYNFTEFDQQIGESAGAECKAALQETTQLVDERLASNRKAVKTLFNAAELEIDGDFLYFLADAAVIAFQYGNPDKLCSPLVEAKKAGEDLVEAYAKYVKEYYVGSFGVSVETYNQKHLKDTAINENSSDRLWWFQVCTEVAYFQVAPSNDSIRSSKVNTRYHLDLCKNVFGEGIYPEVDTTNIYYGGTKIAGSKIVFTNGSQDPWRHASKQISSPDTPSYIITCHNCGHGTDMRGCPQSPLSLEGNAQNCSSPDAVQKVRQQVIEHIDLWLSECEASGRSYI; encoded by the exons ATGGTTCCGATAACCGTGTTGCTGTCGTCCTTCTTGCTTCTCTTCACCGTCTCTCATGGCTTTGCTCCTCCCCGTTCCTTTCTTCAGAGCTTGTCTGGAAGCAATACTTACTTGACTACTAAAGAGCTCTGGTTCAATCAGATTCTTGATCACTATTCTCCAtat GATCACCGTAGATTTCAACAGCGTTACTATGAATACCTTGACTACTTCAGAGCTCCAGGTGGAcctatttttttgaaaatatgtGGGGAATCTTCATGCAATGGCATAGCGAATGACTATATCAGT GTTTTGGCTAAAAAGTTTGGAGCTGCAGTTGTTTCACTTGAGCATCGATACTATGGTAAAAGCACACCCTTCAAATCGTCAGAGACAAAGAATTTGAGATATCTTTCCTCTAAACAGGCGCTCTTTGACTTGGCTGTTTTTTGTCAGCATTACCAG GAAGCCTTAAACCTGAAGCTCAATAGAACAAATGTTGAAAACCCTTGGATTGTTTTTGGGATATCATATTCAGGAGCTCTCAGTGCATGGTATCGTCTAAAATTTCCACATTTAACATGCGGAAGTGTTGCAAGTTCTGCAGTAGTTCTTGCTGTTTACAACTTCACTGAATTTGATCAGCAG ATTGGTGAATCAGCTGGTGCTGAATGTAAAGCTGCACTTCAAGAAACTACTCAACTTGTTGATGAAAGGCTAGCATCAAACAGAAAGGCAGTAAAAACATTATTTAATGCTGCTGAG CTTGAGATTGACGGTGATTTCTTGTATTTCCTGGCGGATGCAGCAGTTATAGCA TTTCAATATGGGAATCCTGATAAGTTATGCTCTCCTCTTGTTGAAGCAAAGAAGGCTGGAGAGGATTTAGTG GAAGCTTATGCCAAATATGTTAAAGAGTACTATGTTGGAAGTTTTGGTGTCAGTGTTGAAACATACAATCAAAAACATTTGAAAGACACtgctattaatgaaaataGTTCTGATCGGTTATGGTGGTTCCAAGTTTGCACTGAAGTTGCATATTTTCAAGTGGCGCCCTCAAATGACAGTATTCGCTCCTCAAAAGTTAACACAAG ATACCATTTGGACCTATGCAAGAACGTCTTTGGGGAGGGCATCTATCCTGAAGTTGATACCACAAATATATACTATGGTGGCACAAAAATTGCAG GATCCAAAATTGTTTTTACAAATGGCTCGCAAGATCCCTGGCGTCATGCTTCAAAACAGATCTCATCTCCTGATA CGCCTTCCTACATAATCACATGCCACAATTGTGGTCATGGTACCGATATGCGAGGATGTCCGCAATCTCCTTTAAGTCTTGAAG GTAATGCCCAGAACTGCAGTTCCCCAGATGCTGTTCAGAAAGTAAGGCAGCAGGTCATTGAACACATAGACTTGTGGCTGTCTGAGTGCGAGGCTAGCGGTAGGAGTTACATATAA
- the LOC8286657 gene encoding probable serine protease EDA2 isoform X2, which yields MVPITVLLSSFLLLFTVSHGFAPPRSFLQSLSGSNTYLTTKELWFNQILDHYSPYDHRRFQQRYYEYLDYFRAPGGPIFLKICGESSCNGIANDYISVLAKKFGAAVVSLEHRYYGKSTPFKSSETKNLRYLSSKQALFDLAVFCQHYQEALNLKLNRTNVENPWIVFGISYSGALSAWYRLKFPHLTCGSVASSAVVLAVYNFTEFDQQIGESAGAECKAALQETTQLVDERLASNRKAVKTLFNAAELEIDGDFLYFLADAAVIAFQYGNPDKLCSPLVEAKKAGEDLVVILIFLPLFFREAYAKYVKEYYVGSFGVSVETYNQKHLKDTAINENSSDRLWWFQVCTEVAYFQVAPSNDSIRSSKVNTRYHLDLCKNVFGEGIYPEVDTTNIYYGGTKIAGSKIVFTNGSQDPWRHASKQISSPDTPSYIITCHNCGHGTDMRGCPQSPLSLEGNAQNCSSPDAVQKVRQQVIEHIDLWLSECEASDIK from the exons ATGGTTCCGATAACCGTGTTGCTGTCGTCCTTCTTGCTTCTCTTCACCGTCTCTCATGGCTTTGCTCCTCCCCGTTCCTTTCTTCAGAGCTTGTCTGGAAGCAATACTTACTTGACTACTAAAGAGCTCTGGTTCAATCAGATTCTTGATCACTATTCTCCAtat GATCACCGTAGATTTCAACAGCGTTACTATGAATACCTTGACTACTTCAGAGCTCCAGGTGGAcctatttttttgaaaatatgtGGGGAATCTTCATGCAATGGCATAGCGAATGACTATATCAGT GTTTTGGCTAAAAAGTTTGGAGCTGCAGTTGTTTCACTTGAGCATCGATACTATGGTAAAAGCACACCCTTCAAATCGTCAGAGACAAAGAATTTGAGATATCTTTCCTCTAAACAGGCGCTCTTTGACTTGGCTGTTTTTTGTCAGCATTACCAG GAAGCCTTAAACCTGAAGCTCAATAGAACAAATGTTGAAAACCCTTGGATTGTTTTTGGGATATCATATTCAGGAGCTCTCAGTGCATGGTATCGTCTAAAATTTCCACATTTAACATGCGGAAGTGTTGCAAGTTCTGCAGTAGTTCTTGCTGTTTACAACTTCACTGAATTTGATCAGCAG ATTGGTGAATCAGCTGGTGCTGAATGTAAAGCTGCACTTCAAGAAACTACTCAACTTGTTGATGAAAGGCTAGCATCAAACAGAAAGGCAGTAAAAACATTATTTAATGCTGCTGAG CTTGAGATTGACGGTGATTTCTTGTATTTCCTGGCGGATGCAGCAGTTATAGCA TTTCAATATGGGAATCCTGATAAGTTATGCTCTCCTCTTGTTGAAGCAAAGAAGGCTGGAGAGGATTTAGTGGTAATACTTATTTTCTTGCCATTGTTCTTCAgg GAAGCTTATGCCAAATATGTTAAAGAGTACTATGTTGGAAGTTTTGGTGTCAGTGTTGAAACATACAATCAAAAACATTTGAAAGACACtgctattaatgaaaataGTTCTGATCGGTTATGGTGGTTCCAAGTTTGCACTGAAGTTGCATATTTTCAAGTGGCGCCCTCAAATGACAGTATTCGCTCCTCAAAAGTTAACACAAG ATACCATTTGGACCTATGCAAGAACGTCTTTGGGGAGGGCATCTATCCTGAAGTTGATACCACAAATATATACTATGGTGGCACAAAAATTGCAG GATCCAAAATTGTTTTTACAAATGGCTCGCAAGATCCCTGGCGTCATGCTTCAAAACAGATCTCATCTCCTGATA CGCCTTCCTACATAATCACATGCCACAATTGTGGTCATGGTACCGATATGCGAGGATGTCCGCAATCTCCTTTAAGTCTTGAAG GTAATGCCCAGAACTGCAGTTCCCCAGATGCTGTTCAGAAAGTAAGGCAGCAGGTCATTGAACACATAGACTTGTGGCTGTCTGAGTGCGAGGCTAGCG ATATTAAGTAG
- the LOC8286655 gene encoding probable pectinesterase 53, protein MLLLFKLLCLILLSGSATSWFTSNGSNSNRFVVNEEAYLQWLKAKQMGSFKHALFQKAKNKFKPCLTIKVNKKSKSGDFVTLKKALNSIPVINNCRVIISIGAGTYREKIEIPGSMSYITLEGAGAGKTTIEWDDTADKQGQGGHLLGTYGSATFAINSPYFIAKNITFKNKAPSPPSGALGKQAVALRISADTAAFIGCKFIGAQDTLYDHIGRHFFKECYIEGSVDFIFGNGLSLYDDCHLHAITNSFGALTAQKRESMLEETGFSFVNCKVTGSGALYLGRAWGSFSRVVFAYTYMDKIITPTGWYDWGDKNREMTVFYGQYKCSGPGAQFGGRVSWSRELTEQEAKPFVSIDFIDGQDWLLHS, encoded by the exons ATGTTGTTGTTGTTTAAGTTGttgtgtttgattttattgtcTGGAAGTGCAACTTCTTGGTTTACATCAAATGGGTCTAATTCTAATAGGTTTGTGGTGAATGAGGAAGCATACTTGCAATGGCTAAAAGCAAAACAAATGGGCTCTTTCAAGCATGCTCTCTTTCAGAAAGCTAAGAACAAGTTCAAGCCTTGTTTAACAATAAAAGTTAACAAAAAATCAAAGTCAGGAGACTTTGTTACACTAAAGAAGGCTCTCAATTCTATACCAGTTATCAATAACTGCAGGGTGATTATCTCTATTGGTGCAGGGACTTACAG GGAGAAGATTGAGATTCCTGGAAGCATGAGTTACATTACGTTGGAGGGTGCTGGTGCTGGCAAGACCACCATTGAGTGGGATGACACAGCAGACAAACAGGGGCAGGGAGGACACCTCTTGGGTACCTATGGCTCTGCAACATTTGCTATCAATTCTCCTTATTTCATTGCCAAGAACATCACCTTCAAG AACAAGGCACCATCTCCGCCCTCGGGAGCTCTCGGAAAGCAAGCAGTCGCACTCCGAATATCCGCAGATACTGCAGCATTTATAGGCTGCAAATTCATCGGAGCACAGGATACCCTTTATGATCACATTGGCAGACATTTCTTCAAGGAATGCTATATTGAAGGTTCTGTTGACTTCATATTCGGAAACGGGCTCTCCCTGTATGATGATTGCCATTTGCATGCCATTACAAATAGCTTTGGAGCACTAACAGCGCAGAAAAGGGAAAGCATGCTTGAGGAAACAGGCTTCTCCTTTGTCAATTGCAAGGTGACAGGGTCAGGTGCCCTCTACTTGGGCAGAGCATGGGGCAGTTTCTCTAGGGTTGTCTTTGCTTACACTTATATGGACAAGATCATTACTCCTACAGGATGGTATGACTGGGGAGATAAAAATAGGGAAAT GACTGTCTTCTACGGACAGTACAAATGTTCAGGGCCAGGGGCTCAGTTTGGAGGAAGAGTGTCATGGTCTAGGGAGCTTACTGAGCAAGAGGCCAAACCATTTGTTTCAATTGATTTCATTGATGGCCAAGACTGGCTTCTTCACTCATGA
- the LOC8286656 gene encoding fructose-bisphosphate aldolase 1, chloroplastic: MASTSLLKTSPVLDKSDWVKGQAIRQPSASVVRCLPVAPSALSVRASSYADELVKTAKTIASPGRGILAMDESNATCGKRLASIGLENTEANRQAYRTLLVTAPGLGQYVSGAILFEETLYQSTTDGKKMVDVLVEQNIVPGIKVDKGLVPLAGSNDESWCQGLDGLASRTAAYYEQGARFAKWRTVVSIPNGPSALAVKEAAWGLARYAAISQDSGLVPIVEPEILLDGDHGIDRTFEVAQKVWAEVFFYLAENNVMFEGILLKPSMVTPGAECKDRATPEQVADYTLKLLSRRIPPAVPGIMFLSGGQSEVEATLNLNAMNQSPNPWHVSFSYARALQNTCLKKWGGRPENLKAAQEALLIRAKANSLAQLGKYTGEGESEESKQGMFVKGYVY; encoded by the exons ATGGCATCTACTTCTCTCCTCAAGACCTCACCAGTCCTAGACAAGTCAGACTGGGTTAAGGGTCAGGCTATCCGCCAACCCTCTGCCTCTGTTGTTAGGTGCCTCCCAGTTGCACCCTCTGCACTCTCAGTCCGGGCCAGCTCTTATGCTGATGAGCTTGTCAAGACAGCG AAAACTATCGCATCTCCAGGCCGCGGAATCTTGGCCATGGACGAGTCGAATGCCACTTGTGGAAAGCGTTTGGCCTCAATTGGGCTAGAGAACACTGAGGCTAACCGCCAGGCATACAGAACACTCCTTGTCACTGCCCCTGGGCTTGGCCAATACGTCTCTGGTGCTATTCTCTTTGAGGAGACTCTTTACCAATCTACAACTGATGGCAAGAAGATGGTCGATGTGCTTGTCGAGCAAAACATTGTCCCTGGTATTAAGGTTGACAAG GGTCTTGTTCCTTTGGCTGGTTCAAATGATGAATCTTGGTGCCAAGGTCTTGATGGCCTTGCCTCCCGCACTGCTGCTTACTACGAACAGGGTGCTCGTTTTGCTAAATG GCGTACTGTGGTGAGCATTCCCAATGGCCCATCTGCACTTGCAGTGAAGGAGGCAGCCTGGGGTCTAGCTCGCTATGCTGCTATTTCTCAg GATAGTGGTTTGGTTCCAATTGTAGAGCCTGAGATCTTGCTTGATGGGGACCATGGGATTGACAGGACTTTTGAAGTAGCTCAGAAGGTCTGGGCTGAGGTGTTCTTCTACCTTGCAGAGAACAATGTCATGTTTGAAGGCATCCTCCTCAAGCCCAGCATGGTTACTCCTGGTGCAGAGTGCAAGGACAGGGCCACACCTGAGCAGGTTGCTGACTACACACTCAAGCTCCTTAGCCGAAGAATTCCCCCAGCTGTCCCTGGAATCATG TTTTTATCCGGTGGGCAATCTGAAGTGGAGGCGACCTTGAACTTGAACGCAATGAACCAATCTCCCAACCCATGGCACGTATCGTTTTCATATGCAAGAGCACTTCAAAACACTTGCCTGAAGAAGTGGGGAGGCAGACCTGAGAATTTGAAGGCCGCTCAGGAGGCACTACTTATCCGAGCAAAGGCCAACTCTCTTGCTCAGCTTGGCAAATACACAGGTGAAGGGGAGTCTGAGGAATCCAAGCAAGGAATGTTCGTCAAGGGCTATGTTTACTAG